The stretch of DNA CCCACCGGATTTCATCTGTAAGGCCGCATCCCTCAAACTTTTCAGAGATACACCATCAATACGAATATCCGCAGCCTGACCTAATGTATGATAACTATGTTTTGCCACACCACGTTTCTGACTACGCATACTATTATTGGAGTCGACGCTACGATAGCCACAAATAAGTTCAATTTGTTTATTACCAAACTGCTTTTGTAAATAATGAAGCTTATCGTAAAGCTGTGGATCAATAGTGGTAATTTGATCGTTACGTCGATCGCGGAATATATGATTTAAGCGGGAGAGCTCTGTTTTATCATAGCTCTTACCGTTAAAGTAAGTAGACTTAATTGTTTCATTTGTATTGATATTCTTAATCAATAAAGTACGGGTACGTAATGCACTCTTACTTTTCTTTGTCGTTGAGGTACTGGAAGCAGCAAATGCCGCATCAGGAATAAGTGCCAAGCCTAATGCTGCGCCGCTAATGGCCAGCCATTTACGACGGTGATGATCAATTTTATCCATAATTCTATTTATACTCAGTAAAACAGGTT from Limnobaculum xujianqingii encodes:
- a CDS encoding YcbK family protein; this encodes MDKIDHHRRKWLAISGAALGLALIPDAAFAASSTSTTKKSKSALRTRTLLIKNINTNETIKSTYFNGKSYDKTELSRLNHIFRDRRNDQITTIDPQLYDKLHYLQKQFGNKQIELICGYRSVDSNNSMRSQKRGVAKHSYHTLGQAADIRIDGVSLKSLRDAALQMKSGGVGYYPSSNFVHVDTGPVRDW